Proteins from a single region of Bos javanicus breed banteng chromosome 7, ARS-OSU_banteng_1.0, whole genome shotgun sequence:
- the ATP8B3 gene encoding phospholipid-transporting ATPase IK isoform X1, with product MGDPAGRREAQRRRQNKNKPGPSEKYELRADGPTSMGSLAYREDLDEEKNSEFTWEVQANNRAYNSQFKEKVFLCWQRRKYKKNIIHTAKYNVFSFLPLNLYEQFHRFSNLYFLLIILLQGIPEISTLPWFTLFAPLVCLLTIRAIRDLVDDIGRHRSDKIVNNRPCQILMGKSFLWRKWKNLHVGDLVCLHKDSIVPADLVLLASTEPSSLCYVETADIDGETNLKFRQAPMITHHELTSIRKIASFQGKVVCEEPNSRMHHFVGCLEWKGKKYPLDSGNILLRGCKVRNTDTCYGLVVYAGFDTKIMKNCGKIHLKRTKIDHLMNRLVVLIFVSMVVVSAVLTFGFWHKVKEFKANHHYVSAVHMRSVAMEAFFIFWGFLILLSVLVPMAMFIIRAEFIYLGNSVFINWDEHMYYEPQDLPAKARSTSLNDLLGQVEYIFSDKTGTLTQNIMTFKKCCINGVVYGPEETPGKENPFLWNEFADGKLLFCNAQLLQAVRANQDWRVREFWRVLAVCHTVMVQEKNNQLVYQAASPDEEALVTAARNFGYVFLARTQDSITLMELGEECVYQVLAMMDFNSIRKRMSVLVRKPEGSIYLYTKGADTVIYERLQKKGETEWATEEALASFAKETLRTLCLACKEVDEEVYEEWRQRHQEASILLQNRAQALHQVYEEMEQSLQLLGATAIEDRLQDGVLETIKCLKQGNIKVWVLTGDKQETAVNIGFACELLSENMIILEEKEIVRILEVYWENNNNLQGGEKKELPLQFKMALVINGEFLDQLLLSLRKEPRAPVQNVNVDPLESWQEPGEERVDFLQARRLSLMWRTLGIQLRSSGLAPQHEDSKTLRSAEERRERAFVELASRCQAVICCRVTPKQKALIVALVKKYQNVVTLAIGDGANDVNMIKTADIGVGVAGQEGMQAVQNSDYVLAQFCFLRRLLLVHGRWSYMRVCKFLRYFLYKTLAGMMVQIWFAFYSGFTAQPLYEGWFLALFNLLYSTLPVLYIGLFEQDVSAERSLELPELYIAGQKEELFNYWVILQAIAHGTATSLVNFFMTLWVSQNSAGPVSLSDYQSFAVVVALSSLLSITMEVILITRYWTVLSVLAIFLSLCFYVVMTSLTQSMWLFKHSPKNFPFLYADLNVLTQPPIMLVILLNVSLNTLPMLAFRVIYQALKKPQRKEEVEKVTSEEIIAVEPVPCIRRESPARRSSYAFSHREGYADLITQGTILRRSPGVNSDMLVDHTMPPDEPSGSMKESSWYPRKMSFLGRKRHSHHGKVSSEDMQPPSEVSSLTMDRRSAPHPQPLNKTWPSGSLQEKLTYSPESLPPTEMPLSALESQMTSVESQTLPSSQLSLQSQPAYLPQEKTSLWNIRKLSWKNWPYVWQKEPEPRREGILPVSSSNLSAVMETVPPSAKGSSISEQPMEVEPSPVEREPSPMEWLPEPSGDQAAPNLAEQLPWPLGHQ from the exons ATGGGGGACCCTGCAGGCAGAAGGGAGGCCCAGAGGAGGCGCCAGAACAAGAACAAGCCTGGGCCATCGGAGAAATATGAGCTGAGAGCAGATGG CCCCACCAGCATGGGCAGTCTCGCGTACCGAGAAGACCTTGACGAGGAGAAGAACTCAG AGTtcacctgggaggtgcaggccaACAACCGGGCCTACAACAGCCAGTTCAAGGAGAAGGTCTTTCTGTGTTGGCAGAGAAGGAAGTATAAG AAGAACATCATCCACACGGCCAAGTACAATGTCTTCTCCTTCCTGCCCTTGAACCTGTATGAGCAGTTCCACCGCTTTTCCAACCTCTACTTCCTTCTCATCATCCTCCTCCAG GGCATCCCCGAGATCTCCACGCTGCCCTGGTTCACACTGTTCGCCCCACTCGTCTGCCTCCTCACCATCCGGGCCATCCGAGACCTGGTGGATGATATT GGGAGACACAGGAGTGACAAGATCGTCAACAATCGGCCATGCCAGATCCTAATGGGGAAGAG CTttctgtggagaaaatggaagaatctacatgtgggagacctggtctGTCTGCATAAAGACAGCATTGTCCCG GCTGACTTGGTTTTGCTGGCCAGCACAGAGCCCAGCAGCTTGTGCTATGTGGAGACGGCTGACATCGACGG GGAGACCAACTTGAAGTTCAGGCAGGCCCCAATGATCACGCACCACGAGCTGACCAGTATAAGGAAGATAGCCTCCTTCCAAG GGAAGGTGGTGTGTGAGGAACCCAACAGCCGAATGCACCACTTCGTCGGGTGCCTGGAGTGGAAGGGCAAGAAATACCCCCTGGATAGTGGCAACATCCTCTTGCGAGGCTGCAAGGTCCGGAACACAGACACCTGCTATGGACTGGTCGTCTATGCCG GTTTTGACACAAAAATCATGAAGAACTGTGGCAAGATCCATCTGAAGAGAACCAAGATAGACCATCTGATGAACAGACTGGTGGTCCTG ATCTTTGTGTCCATGGTGGTGGTTTCCGCAGTCCTGACCTTTGGCTTCTGGCACAAGGTGAAGGAGTTCAAGGCCAATCACCACTACGTGTCTGCCGTGCACATGCGCAGTGTGGCTATGGAGGCCTTCTTCATCTTCTGGGGCTTTCTCATCCTGCTCAGCGTCCTGGTGCCCATGGCCATGTTCATTAT CAGGGCAGAATTCATCTACCTGGGGAACAGCGTCTTCATCAACTGGGATGAGCACATGTACTATGAGCCCCAGGACCTGCCCGCCAAAGCGCGAAGCACCAGCCTCAATGACCTGCTGGGCCAGGTGGAGTACATCTTCTCCGACAAGACGGGCACGCTCACCCAGAACATCATGACCTTCAAGAAGTGCTGCATCAACGGAGTTGTCTACG GCCCAGAGGAGACCCCAGGCAAG GAGAACCCCTTCCTCTGGAACGAATTTGCTGATGGGAAGCTGCTATTCTGCAACGCGCAACTCCTGCAGGCTGTGCGGGCCAACCAGGACTGGCGGGTGCGCGAGTTCTGGCGCGTGCTGGCCGTTTGCCACACGGTGATGGTGCAGGAGAAGAACA ACCAGCTAGTGTACCAGGCAGCTTCCCCGGACGAGGAGGCACTAGTCACAGCGGCCCGAAATTTTGGCTACGTGTTCCTGGCACGCACGCAGGACAGCATCACCCTGATGGAGCTGGGGGAGGAGTGTGTGTACCAGGTCCTGGCCATGATGGACTTCAACAGCATCCGCAAGCGGATGTCAGTGCTGG TCCGCAAGCCCGAGGGCTCCATCTACCTCTACACCAAAGGGGCTGACACAGTCATCTATGAGCGCCTGCAAAAGAAAGGCGAGACAGAATGGGCCACAGAGGAGGCCTTGGCC TCCTTTGCCAAGGAGACCCTTCGGACATTGTGCCTGGCCTGCAAAGAGGTGGATGAGGAGGTGTATGAGGAGTGGCGGCAGCGGCACCAGGAGGCCAGCATCCTGCTGCAGAACCGTGCCCAGGCCCTGCACCAGGTGTACGAGGAGATGGAGCAGAGCCTTCAG ctcctgggAGCCACAGCCATCGAGGACAGGCTCCAGGACGGTGTCCTCGAAACCATCAAGTGTCTCAAGCAGGGGAACATCAAAGTGTGGGTCCTCACAGGGGACAAGCAAG AGACAGCGGTGAACATTGGTTTTGCCTGCGAGCTGCTCTCAGAGAACATGATCAttctggaggagaaggagatcgT GCGGATCCTCGAGGTCTACTgggagaacaacaacaacctgcaaggtggagaaaagaaagagctTCCCCTGCAGTTCAAGATGGCCTTGGTCATTAACGGGGAGTTCCTG GACCAGCTACTGCTGTCCCTGCGCAAGGAACCCCGAGCCCCGGTCCAGAACGTGAACGTGGACCCGTTGGAGTCCTGGCAGGAGccgggagaggagagggtggactTCCTGCAGGCCAGGCGCCTGTCCCTCATGTGGCGGACACTGGGGATCCAGCTGCGGAGCTCGGGGCTGGCGCCCCAGCACGAAGACTCCAAGACCCTCCGGAGTGCTGAGGAGCGGCGGGAGCGGGCCTTCGTGGAGCTGGCCTCCCGATGCCAGGCGGTCATCTGCTGCCGCGTGACGCCCAAGCAGAAGGCCCTGATCGTGGCGCTGGTCAAGAAATACCAGAATGTGGTGACCCTGGCCATCGGGGATGGCGCCAACGATGTCAACATGATCAAGA CTGCAGACATCGGCGTAGGGGTGGCAGGTCAGGAGGGCATGCAGGCGGTGCAGAACAGCGACTACGTGCTGGCCCAGTTCTGCTTCCTGCGGCGGCTGTTGCTGGTGCACGGACGCTGGTCCTACATGCGCGTCTGCAAGTTCCTGCGCTACTTCCTGTACAAGACGCTGGCCGGCATGATGGTCCAGATCTGGTTCGCCTTCTACAGCGGCTTCACTGCCCAG CCTCTGTACGAAGGTTGGTTCCTGGCGCTCTtcaacctgctgtacagcacccTCCCGGTCCTCTATATCGGGCTCTTTGAGCAG GATGTGAGCGCAGAGCGGAGCCTTGAGTTGCCGGAGCTGTACATCGCAGGCCAGAAGGAGGAGCTCTTCAACTACTGGGTCATCCTGCAAGCCATAGCCCACGGCACAGCCACCTCTCTGGTTAACTTCTTCATGACGCTCTGGGTCAGCCAGAACTCAGCTGGGCCTGTCAGCTTAAGTGACTACCAGTCCTTTGCAGTGGTCGTGGCCCTGTCCAGCCTGCTGTCCATCACTATGGAG GTCATCCTAATCACCAGGTACTGGACCGTCCTGTCTGTGCTGGCCATTTTCCTCAGCCTCTGCTTCTACGTGGTCATGACCAGCCTCACCCAGAGCATGTGGCTTTTCAAACACTCCCCCAAGAACTTCCCATTTCTAT ACGCTGACCTCAACGTGCTGACCCAGCCCCCCATCATGCTGGTGATCCTGCTGAATGTGTCACTGAACACCCTGCCTATGCTGGCCTTCCGTGTCATTTACCAAGCCCTCAAGAAGCCACAGCGCAAG GAAGAGGTAGAGAAAGTCACAAGTGAGGAGATCATCGCTGTGGAGCCTGTGCCCTGTATCCGTAGGGAGTCACCGGCCCGGCGCTCCAGCTATGCCTTCTCCCATCGGGAGGGCTATGCTGACCTCATCACGCAGGGCACGATTCTTCGGAGGTCACCGGGGGTCAACAGTGACATGCTGGTTGATCACACAATGCCACCTGATGAACCATCTGGGAGCATGAAGGAGTCCTCGTGGTACCCAAGGAAGATGTCATTTCTGGGGAGGAAGAGGCACTCACACCATGGGAAGGTGTCCTCTGAGGACATGCAGCCTCCCTCTGAGGTGAGCTCCTTGACCATGGATAGGCGGTCTGCTCCTCATCCCCAGCCTCTCAACAAAACCTGGCCATCTGGATCTTTACAGGAGAAGTTGACATATTCTCCTGAGAGTCTCCCGCCAACCGAGATGCCACTGTCAGCTCTAGAGAGCCAAATGACCTCTGTTGAGAGCCAGACGCTGCCTTCAAGCCAGCTGTCCCTGCAGAGCCAGCCAGCATACCTGCCACAGGAGAAGACATCCCTCTGGAATATCCGGAAACTGTCCTGGAAGAACTGGCCATACGTCTGGCAAAAGGAGCCTGAGC
- the ATP8B3 gene encoding phospholipid-transporting ATPase IK isoform X6, which yields MGDPAGRREAQRRRQNKNKPGPSEKYELRADGPTSMGSLAYREDLDEEKNSEFTWEVQANNRAYNSQFKEKVFLCWQRRKYKKNIIHTAKYNVFSFLPLNLYEQFHRFSNLYFLLIILLQGIPEISTLPWFTLFAPLVCLLTIRAIRDLVDDIGRHRSDKIVNNRPCQILMGKSFLWRKWKNLHVGDLVCLHKDSIVPADLVLLASTEPSSLCYVETADIDGETNLKFRQAPMITHHELTSIRKIASFQGKVVCEEPNSRMHHFVGCLEWKGKKYPLDSGNILLRGCKVRNTDTCYGLVVYAGFDTKIMKNCGKIHLKRTKIDHLMNRLVVLIFVSMVVVSAVLTFGFWHKVKEFKANHHYVSAVHMRSVAMEAFFIFWGFLILLSVLVPMAMFIIRAEFIYLGNSVFINWDEHMYYEPQDLPAKARSTSLNDLLGQVEYIFSDKTGTLTQNIMTFKKCCINGVVYGPEETPGKENPFLWNEFADGKLLFCNAQLLQAVRANQDWRVREFWRVLAVCHTVMVQEKNNQLVYQAASPDEEALVTAARNFGYVFLARTQDSITLMELGEECVYQVLAMMDFNSIRKRMSVLVRKPEGSIYLYTKGADTVIYERLQKKGETEWATEEALASFAKETLRTLCLACKEVDEEVYEEWRQRHQEASILLQNRAQALHQVYEEMEQSLQLLGATAIEDRLQDGVLETIKCLKQGNIKVWVLTGDKQETAVNIGFACELLSENMIILEEKEIVRILEVYWENNNNLQGGEKKELPLQFKMALVINGEFLDQLLLSLRKEPRAPVQNVNVDPLESWQEPGEERVDFLQARRLSLMWRTLGIQLRSSGLAPQHEDSKTLRSAEERRERAFVELASRCQAVICCRVTPKQKALIVALVKKYQNVVTLAIGDGANDVNMIKTADIGVGVAGQEGMQAVQNSDYVLAQFCFLRRLLLVHGRWSYMRVCKFLRYFLYKTLAGMMVQIWFAFYSGFTAQPLYEGWFLALFNLLYSTLPVLYIGLFEQDVSAERSLELPELYIAGQKEELFNYWVILQAIAHGTATSLVNFFMTLWVSQNSAGPVSLSDYQSFAVVVALSSLLSITMEVILITRYWTVLSVLAIFLSLCFYVVMTSLTQSMWLFKHSPKNFPFLYADLNVLTQPPIMLVILLNVSLNTLPMLAFRVIYQALKKPQRKEEVEKVTSEEIIAVEPVPCIRRESPARRSSYAFSHREGYADLITQGTILRRSPGVNSDMLVDHTMPPDEPSGSMKESSWYPRKMSFLGRKRHSHHGKVSSEDMQPPSEEKLTYSPESLPPTEMPLSALESQMTSVESQTLPSSQLSLQSQPAYLPQEKTSLWNIRKLSWKNWPYVWQKEPEPRREGILPVSSSNLSAVMETVPPSAKGSSISEQPMEVEPSPVEREPSPMEWLPEPSGDQAAPNLAEQLPWPLGHQ from the exons ATGGGGGACCCTGCAGGCAGAAGGGAGGCCCAGAGGAGGCGCCAGAACAAGAACAAGCCTGGGCCATCGGAGAAATATGAGCTGAGAGCAGATGG CCCCACCAGCATGGGCAGTCTCGCGTACCGAGAAGACCTTGACGAGGAGAAGAACTCAG AGTtcacctgggaggtgcaggccaACAACCGGGCCTACAACAGCCAGTTCAAGGAGAAGGTCTTTCTGTGTTGGCAGAGAAGGAAGTATAAG AAGAACATCATCCACACGGCCAAGTACAATGTCTTCTCCTTCCTGCCCTTGAACCTGTATGAGCAGTTCCACCGCTTTTCCAACCTCTACTTCCTTCTCATCATCCTCCTCCAG GGCATCCCCGAGATCTCCACGCTGCCCTGGTTCACACTGTTCGCCCCACTCGTCTGCCTCCTCACCATCCGGGCCATCCGAGACCTGGTGGATGATATT GGGAGACACAGGAGTGACAAGATCGTCAACAATCGGCCATGCCAGATCCTAATGGGGAAGAG CTttctgtggagaaaatggaagaatctacatgtgggagacctggtctGTCTGCATAAAGACAGCATTGTCCCG GCTGACTTGGTTTTGCTGGCCAGCACAGAGCCCAGCAGCTTGTGCTATGTGGAGACGGCTGACATCGACGG GGAGACCAACTTGAAGTTCAGGCAGGCCCCAATGATCACGCACCACGAGCTGACCAGTATAAGGAAGATAGCCTCCTTCCAAG GGAAGGTGGTGTGTGAGGAACCCAACAGCCGAATGCACCACTTCGTCGGGTGCCTGGAGTGGAAGGGCAAGAAATACCCCCTGGATAGTGGCAACATCCTCTTGCGAGGCTGCAAGGTCCGGAACACAGACACCTGCTATGGACTGGTCGTCTATGCCG GTTTTGACACAAAAATCATGAAGAACTGTGGCAAGATCCATCTGAAGAGAACCAAGATAGACCATCTGATGAACAGACTGGTGGTCCTG ATCTTTGTGTCCATGGTGGTGGTTTCCGCAGTCCTGACCTTTGGCTTCTGGCACAAGGTGAAGGAGTTCAAGGCCAATCACCACTACGTGTCTGCCGTGCACATGCGCAGTGTGGCTATGGAGGCCTTCTTCATCTTCTGGGGCTTTCTCATCCTGCTCAGCGTCCTGGTGCCCATGGCCATGTTCATTAT CAGGGCAGAATTCATCTACCTGGGGAACAGCGTCTTCATCAACTGGGATGAGCACATGTACTATGAGCCCCAGGACCTGCCCGCCAAAGCGCGAAGCACCAGCCTCAATGACCTGCTGGGCCAGGTGGAGTACATCTTCTCCGACAAGACGGGCACGCTCACCCAGAACATCATGACCTTCAAGAAGTGCTGCATCAACGGAGTTGTCTACG GCCCAGAGGAGACCCCAGGCAAG GAGAACCCCTTCCTCTGGAACGAATTTGCTGATGGGAAGCTGCTATTCTGCAACGCGCAACTCCTGCAGGCTGTGCGGGCCAACCAGGACTGGCGGGTGCGCGAGTTCTGGCGCGTGCTGGCCGTTTGCCACACGGTGATGGTGCAGGAGAAGAACA ACCAGCTAGTGTACCAGGCAGCTTCCCCGGACGAGGAGGCACTAGTCACAGCGGCCCGAAATTTTGGCTACGTGTTCCTGGCACGCACGCAGGACAGCATCACCCTGATGGAGCTGGGGGAGGAGTGTGTGTACCAGGTCCTGGCCATGATGGACTTCAACAGCATCCGCAAGCGGATGTCAGTGCTGG TCCGCAAGCCCGAGGGCTCCATCTACCTCTACACCAAAGGGGCTGACACAGTCATCTATGAGCGCCTGCAAAAGAAAGGCGAGACAGAATGGGCCACAGAGGAGGCCTTGGCC TCCTTTGCCAAGGAGACCCTTCGGACATTGTGCCTGGCCTGCAAAGAGGTGGATGAGGAGGTGTATGAGGAGTGGCGGCAGCGGCACCAGGAGGCCAGCATCCTGCTGCAGAACCGTGCCCAGGCCCTGCACCAGGTGTACGAGGAGATGGAGCAGAGCCTTCAG ctcctgggAGCCACAGCCATCGAGGACAGGCTCCAGGACGGTGTCCTCGAAACCATCAAGTGTCTCAAGCAGGGGAACATCAAAGTGTGGGTCCTCACAGGGGACAAGCAAG AGACAGCGGTGAACATTGGTTTTGCCTGCGAGCTGCTCTCAGAGAACATGATCAttctggaggagaaggagatcgT GCGGATCCTCGAGGTCTACTgggagaacaacaacaacctgcaaggtggagaaaagaaagagctTCCCCTGCAGTTCAAGATGGCCTTGGTCATTAACGGGGAGTTCCTG GACCAGCTACTGCTGTCCCTGCGCAAGGAACCCCGAGCCCCGGTCCAGAACGTGAACGTGGACCCGTTGGAGTCCTGGCAGGAGccgggagaggagagggtggactTCCTGCAGGCCAGGCGCCTGTCCCTCATGTGGCGGACACTGGGGATCCAGCTGCGGAGCTCGGGGCTGGCGCCCCAGCACGAAGACTCCAAGACCCTCCGGAGTGCTGAGGAGCGGCGGGAGCGGGCCTTCGTGGAGCTGGCCTCCCGATGCCAGGCGGTCATCTGCTGCCGCGTGACGCCCAAGCAGAAGGCCCTGATCGTGGCGCTGGTCAAGAAATACCAGAATGTGGTGACCCTGGCCATCGGGGATGGCGCCAACGATGTCAACATGATCAAGA CTGCAGACATCGGCGTAGGGGTGGCAGGTCAGGAGGGCATGCAGGCGGTGCAGAACAGCGACTACGTGCTGGCCCAGTTCTGCTTCCTGCGGCGGCTGTTGCTGGTGCACGGACGCTGGTCCTACATGCGCGTCTGCAAGTTCCTGCGCTACTTCCTGTACAAGACGCTGGCCGGCATGATGGTCCAGATCTGGTTCGCCTTCTACAGCGGCTTCACTGCCCAG CCTCTGTACGAAGGTTGGTTCCTGGCGCTCTtcaacctgctgtacagcacccTCCCGGTCCTCTATATCGGGCTCTTTGAGCAG GATGTGAGCGCAGAGCGGAGCCTTGAGTTGCCGGAGCTGTACATCGCAGGCCAGAAGGAGGAGCTCTTCAACTACTGGGTCATCCTGCAAGCCATAGCCCACGGCACAGCCACCTCTCTGGTTAACTTCTTCATGACGCTCTGGGTCAGCCAGAACTCAGCTGGGCCTGTCAGCTTAAGTGACTACCAGTCCTTTGCAGTGGTCGTGGCCCTGTCCAGCCTGCTGTCCATCACTATGGAG GTCATCCTAATCACCAGGTACTGGACCGTCCTGTCTGTGCTGGCCATTTTCCTCAGCCTCTGCTTCTACGTGGTCATGACCAGCCTCACCCAGAGCATGTGGCTTTTCAAACACTCCCCCAAGAACTTCCCATTTCTAT ACGCTGACCTCAACGTGCTGACCCAGCCCCCCATCATGCTGGTGATCCTGCTGAATGTGTCACTGAACACCCTGCCTATGCTGGCCTTCCGTGTCATTTACCAAGCCCTCAAGAAGCCACAGCGCAAG GAAGAGGTAGAGAAAGTCACAAGTGAGGAGATCATCGCTGTGGAGCCTGTGCCCTGTATCCGTAGGGAGTCACCGGCCCGGCGCTCCAGCTATGCCTTCTCCCATCGGGAGGGCTATGCTGACCTCATCACGCAGGGCACGATTCTTCGGAGGTCACCGGGGGTCAACAGTGACATGCTGGTTGATCACACAATGCCACCTGATGAACCATCTGGGAGCATGAAGGAGTCCTCGTGGTACCCAAGGAAGATGTCATTTCTGGGGAGGAAGAGGCACTCACACCATGGGAAGGTGTCCTCTGAGGACATGCAGCCTCCCTCTGAG GAGAAGTTGACATATTCTCCTGAGAGTCTCCCGCCAACCGAGATGCCACTGTCAGCTCTAGAGAGCCAAATGACCTCTGTTGAGAGCCAGACGCTGCCTTCAAGCCAGCTGTCCCTGCAGAGCCAGCCAGCATACCTGCCACAGGAGAAGACATCCCTCTGGAATATCCGGAAACTGTCCTGGAAGAACTGGCCATACGTCTGGCAAAAGGAGCCTGAGC